From a single Pseudobutyrivibrio xylanivorans genomic region:
- a CDS encoding DUF3990 domain-containing protein, which produces MEYEFSNDLKSIREILGISQSELAENLGVQQVTLSRNELGKTEASDKLLEKVYSFAFDNNIKLGRLKEMLWLENIMPSHKLLFHGAKSAIEGEITVNRSRTNNDFGQGFYTGESYEQAISFVSGFEHSSVYYLDFDERNLKAKRYKVDQEWMLTIAYYRGTLEEYKEHPVVLDLLAAAEDCDYIIAPIADNRMFQIINSFIEGEITDEQCKHCLAATNLGNQIVFKTEKAIKNLKILERAYISSSEKDYYKTIRAEETKLGDDKVKLARRQYRGQGKYIDDILG; this is translated from the coding sequence GAATTTTCAAATGATTTGAAATCAATAAGGGAAATATTAGGTATATCACAAAGTGAATTAGCAGAGAATTTGGGGGTTCAGCAGGTAACTTTATCCAGAAATGAGTTAGGTAAAACAGAAGCCTCAGATAAATTACTTGAGAAAGTATATAGTTTTGCATTTGATAACAACATAAAACTTGGAAGATTGAAGGAAATGCTATGGTTAGAAAATATAATGCCAAGTCATAAATTACTATTCCATGGTGCCAAAAGTGCAATTGAAGGCGAAATAACTGTAAATAGAAGTCGAACAAATAATGATTTTGGTCAAGGATTTTATACGGGAGAAAGCTATGAACAGGCCATTTCGTTTGTTTCGGGTTTTGAACATTCTTCTGTTTATTACCTTGATTTCGATGAAAGAAATCTCAAAGCTAAAAGATATAAAGTCGATCAAGAATGGATGCTTACAATAGCGTATTATAGGGGAACGCTTGAGGAATATAAAGAGCATCCAGTTGTTCTAGATTTATTGGCAGCAGCTGAAGATTGTGATTATATAATTGCGCCTATAGCTGATAACAGAATGTTTCAAATTATAAATTCATTTATAGAGGGAGAAATAACTGATGAGCAATGTAAACATTGTTTGGCAGCTACAAATCTAGGAAATCAAATTGTTTTTAAGACGGAGAAAGCAATCAAAAATTTGAAGATTCTTGAGAGAGCATACATATCTTCAAGTGAAAAAGACTATTATAAGACAATAAGAGCAGAGGAAACAAAACTTGGAGATGATAAAGTAAAGCTTGCTAGACGACAGTACAGAGGTCAAGGTAAATATATTGATGATATTCTTGGGTGA
- a CDS encoding antitoxin, with protein MTSISEIKKIDKDGLLLCNLQAKAFELSIMEQETSSEIFIRRFMNSNIVKRLDGLDVLQSNLQAKDLLNILDEEYGKSNYGSVKYSPNEMYWIGYIYRYFSYTYEKSSVQAYKIVKPKELRSMFLPYHTMDPAQAIDRILEAKGLTSDSKDEELEQYEIFKRVREKANKRM; from the coding sequence ATGACAAGTATAAGCGAAATTAAAAAAATAGATAAAGATGGACTTCTTCTTTGTAATTTGCAGGCGAAAGCATTTGAGCTATCTATTATGGAACAGGAAACAAGTTCAGAAATATTTATTCGTAGATTTATGAATAGTAATATAGTGAAAAGACTAGATGGCCTTGATGTATTACAAAGTAACTTACAAGCTAAAGATTTACTTAATATTCTAGATGAGGAATATGGTAAGTCAAATTATGGGTCTGTCAAATATTCTCCAAATGAAATGTATTGGATTGGCTATATTTATCGCTATTTCTCTTATACTTATGAGAAGTCATCAGTTCAAGCATATAAAATAGTAAAACCAAAAGAATTAAGATCAATGTTTCTTCCTTATCACACAATGGATCCAGCACAAGCAATAGATAGAATTCTAGAGGCAAAAGGGCTCACAAGTGATAGCAAGGATGAAGAACTGGAACAAT